In the genome of Deinococcus deserti VCD115, one region contains:
- a CDS encoding antibiotic biosynthesis monooxygenase gives MSLPERAETDPVSLVVRRRVRPGREAEYEALLTEGAALLSRVPGHRGTGIIRPVAGDREYTLVTRFDSLRAAADWELSAERAEWLSKVEPLIDGQVSFEKQPGLEFWFTPPAAPTLRQPPRWKMALVTLAALYPVSVGSGLLLAPAVGHWPPLLRALPQMVLVVAVMTYLVMPTVTRWAAPWLRR, from the coding sequence ATGAGCCTGCCGGAACGCGCCGAGACCGACCCGGTCAGTCTGGTGGTGCGCCGCCGGGTGCGTCCTGGCCGTGAAGCCGAATACGAAGCCCTGCTGACCGAGGGTGCAGCGCTGCTGAGCCGCGTGCCTGGGCACCGCGGCACCGGCATCATCCGTCCGGTGGCCGGAGACCGGGAGTACACGCTGGTCACACGGTTCGATTCGCTGCGCGCTGCCGCCGACTGGGAACTCTCGGCCGAGCGTGCCGAATGGCTTTCCAAAGTCGAGCCCCTGATTGATGGTCAGGTCAGCTTCGAGAAACAGCCCGGGCTGGAGTTCTGGTTCACGCCGCCTGCAGCGCCCACCCTGCGTCAGCCTCCCCGATGGAAAATGGCGCTGGTCACGCTGGCGGCCCTGTATCCGGTGAGCGTGGGCAGCGGTCTGCTGCTGGCCCCCGCCGTGGGACACTGGCCGCCCCTGCTGCGCGCACTGCCGCAGATGGTGCTGGTGGTGGCGGTGATGACCTATCTGGTGATGCCGACGGTCACGCGCTGGGCGGCTCCCTGGCTGAGGCGCTGA
- the hisD gene encoding histidinol dehydrogenase, protein MQVLEGAAARAALTRSFDEIPVPDAVLARIEATFGEALSPEQVVERILADVRARGDDALRDWTEKLDGTRPEVLAVSGAEIAAAQVDEELHAAIRLAVARVRAFYEQQPAHGFLNHTPEGALGQLVRPLSRVGVYVPGGLAPLISTLIHTAVPAQVAGVQDIVVTTPPARDGTVHPAILVAARELGITQIYRAGGAQAIAALAYGTASIAAVDKIAGPGNLFVVIAKRLVYGQTGIESLPGPTETLVVADDSADPRHVAADLLAQAEHNGAEPVLVSTSRALLVAVQAELSGQLEALPEPNRSWARDSVLSRMKVVLAADLNEALALANLYAPEHLCLLTRDPWSLLGQVTRAGGVFLGEYSMEALGDYVAGPSHVMPTGGTARFMSPVNVRDFQNIISVVGLNASAVQHIGPAGAVLARAEGLEAHARAIESRL, encoded by the coding sequence ATGCAAGTTCTAGAAGGTGCCGCGGCGCGCGCCGCCCTGACCCGCAGTTTCGATGAGATTCCTGTACCGGACGCTGTTCTGGCTCGCATCGAGGCGACTTTCGGTGAGGCTTTGAGCCCTGAGCAGGTCGTCGAGCGCATCCTGGCCGACGTCCGCGCCCGTGGGGACGACGCCCTGCGTGACTGGACCGAGAAACTTGACGGCACGCGCCCGGAGGTGCTGGCCGTCAGCGGCGCCGAGATTGCCGCCGCACAGGTAGACGAGGAACTGCACGCGGCCATCCGGCTGGCGGTGGCCCGCGTCCGCGCCTTTTATGAACAGCAGCCGGCGCACGGGTTCCTGAACCACACCCCCGAAGGTGCCCTGGGGCAACTGGTGCGCCCGCTGTCACGCGTAGGCGTGTATGTCCCTGGAGGCCTGGCGCCTCTGATCAGCACCCTGATTCACACAGCCGTGCCGGCGCAGGTGGCCGGAGTGCAGGACATCGTGGTGACCACGCCGCCGGCCCGTGACGGCACGGTTCACCCGGCGATTCTGGTGGCCGCACGTGAACTGGGGATTACCCAGATCTACCGGGCTGGCGGTGCCCAGGCGATTGCCGCGCTGGCCTACGGCACCGCCAGTATTGCCGCCGTGGACAAGATTGCCGGCCCCGGCAACCTGTTCGTGGTGATTGCCAAGCGGCTGGTCTACGGCCAGACCGGGATCGAAAGCCTGCCGGGGCCCACCGAGACGCTGGTGGTGGCCGACGACAGCGCCGACCCCCGTCACGTGGCGGCCGATCTGCTGGCCCAGGCCGAGCACAACGGTGCCGAGCCGGTGCTGGTCTCGACCAGCCGCGCGCTGCTTGTGGCCGTGCAGGCGGAGCTCAGCGGTCAGCTTGAAGCCCTGCCTGAGCCCAACCGCAGCTGGGCCCGTGACAGCGTGCTTTCCCGCATGAAAGTGGTGCTGGCCGCCGACCTGAACGAAGCCCTGGCCCTGGCCAACCTGTACGCCCCTGAGCACCTGTGCCTGCTGACCCGTGATCCCTGGAGTCTGCTGGGGCAGGTCACACGCGCCGGAGGCGTGTTTCTTGGGGAGTACAGCATGGAAGCGCTGGGCGACTACGTGGCCGGCCCCAGCCACGTGATGCCTACCGGCGGCACTGCGCGCTTCATGAGCCCGGTCAACGTGAGGGACTTTCAGAACATCATCAGTGTGGTGGGGCTCAACGCCAGTGCAGTGCAGCACATTGGACCGGCCGGCGCTGTCCTGGCGCGCGCCGAGGGCCTGGAAGCGCACGCCCGCGCCATCGAGAGCCGGCTGTAA
- a CDS encoding phosphopentomutase: protein MLLTIIVLDSVGVGELPDAEQFGDAGSHTLNHTLEAAPVKLPNLARLGLASVTGVQTSEATIPAVPAEGGYGRLREVSPGKDTSTGHWEFMGVQLQHPFQVFPDGFPPAVMDRFDAATGRGHLCNKPYSGTDVIRDFGPEHLKTGAPIVYTSADSVFQIAAHEDVVPLETLYAWCQAARDILQGEFAVARVIARPFRGAFPFERASEHRKDYSLTPPPTVLDAVKATGQAVVGIGKIPDIYAHQGFTEEIHTDDNADGIRKTLARMRQAAQTAERGLIFTNLVDFDSKYGHRRDPQGYSATLAAFDAALPELLAAVPQDGALMILSDHGNDPTWHGTDHTREHGLLLAWRPGMQPVALGDRATFADVGATTAEALGAEWTGPGESFWNDLN, encoded by the coding sequence ATGCTGTTGACCATCATCGTGCTGGATTCCGTGGGCGTGGGTGAGCTGCCCGATGCCGAGCAGTTCGGGGACGCCGGCTCACATACCCTCAATCACACGCTGGAGGCCGCACCCGTCAAACTACCGAATCTTGCGCGGCTGGGGCTGGCCAGTGTGACGGGCGTCCAGACCAGCGAGGCGACCATTCCTGCCGTGCCCGCCGAGGGTGGGTACGGTCGTCTGCGCGAGGTCAGCCCCGGCAAGGACACCAGCACCGGCCACTGGGAATTTATGGGCGTGCAGCTGCAACACCCCTTCCAGGTATTTCCTGACGGCTTTCCGCCCGCAGTTATGGACCGCTTTGACGCAGCCACCGGGCGCGGACACCTGTGCAACAAACCCTACAGCGGCACCGACGTCATCCGTGATTTCGGTCCTGAGCATCTGAAGACCGGCGCACCCATCGTGTACACCAGTGCCGACAGCGTGTTTCAGATTGCCGCGCATGAGGATGTGGTGCCGCTGGAGACGCTGTACGCCTGGTGTCAGGCGGCGCGCGACATCCTGCAGGGAGAGTTTGCGGTGGCACGGGTAATCGCCCGGCCGTTCCGGGGGGCGTTCCCCTTCGAACGCGCCAGTGAGCACCGCAAGGACTACAGCCTGACCCCACCCCCCACCGTGCTGGACGCCGTGAAGGCCACCGGGCAGGCGGTGGTGGGCATCGGCAAGATTCCCGACATCTACGCCCACCAGGGCTTTACTGAGGAAATTCATACCGACGACAATGCCGACGGCATCCGCAAGACCCTGGCCAGGATGCGTCAGGCGGCACAGACAGCCGAGCGGGGTCTGATCTTCACCAATCTGGTGGACTTTGACAGCAAGTACGGCCACCGCCGTGACCCGCAGGGCTACAGCGCCACGCTGGCTGCGTTTGACGCTGCGCTTCCCGAACTGCTGGCGGCTGTTCCCCAGGATGGTGCCCTGATGATCCTGAGCGACCACGGCAACGATCCGACCTGGCACGGCACCGATCACACCCGTGAGCACGGGCTGCTGCTGGCCTGGCGTCCCGGGATGCAACCGGTGGCCCTGGGGGACCGCGCGACTTTCGCTGATGTGGGCGCCACCACCGCCGAGGCGCTGGGCGCCGAGTGGACCGGGCCGGGTGAGAGTTTCTGGAACGATCTGAACTGA
- the lptB gene encoding LPS export ABC transporter ATP-binding protein, whose amino-acid sequence MTVPAASSPPQTAFSAGVAPLDGRPHLVAEHLGKTYGRRAVVRDASFMVRPGEIVALFGPNGAGKTTTFYMLVGFIRPGAGRIHIGDRDVTRLPMHERARLGVGYLPQEPSAFRKLTARDNLLAILEYQKLSRAEQEARADSLLAEFGLTHLAGSYAYQLSGGERRRLELARALTTDPDYLLLDEPFTGVDPKSIREIQRLIRDLRDRRGLGVFITDHNVRETIALTDRVYLMYDGEVKFEGTPQEFSQDEDARRHYLGDDFEL is encoded by the coding sequence GTGACCGTGCCCGCCGCTTCCAGCCCGCCCCAGACTGCCTTTTCCGCTGGCGTGGCCCCTCTGGACGGGCGGCCACATCTGGTCGCAGAGCACCTTGGCAAGACCTATGGGCGCCGGGCCGTGGTGCGGGACGCCAGCTTTATGGTGCGGCCCGGTGAGATCGTGGCCCTGTTCGGGCCGAACGGAGCCGGCAAGACCACCACTTTCTACATGCTGGTGGGTTTTATCCGGCCTGGGGCGGGACGTATTCATATCGGTGATCGGGACGTGACCCGCCTGCCCATGCATGAGCGCGCGCGGCTGGGGGTCGGCTACCTGCCCCAGGAGCCCAGCGCCTTTCGCAAGCTCACGGCCCGCGACAACCTGCTGGCCATCCTCGAATACCAGAAGCTGTCCAGAGCCGAGCAGGAAGCGCGCGCAGACTCGCTGCTGGCCGAGTTCGGATTGACCCATCTGGCCGGCAGCTACGCCTATCAGCTGTCCGGTGGCGAGCGGCGGCGCCTGGAACTTGCCCGTGCACTGACCACCGACCCGGACTACCTGCTGCTCGACGAGCCGTTTACCGGCGTGGACCCCAAGAGCATCCGTGAGATCCAGCGGTTGATCCGTGACTTGCGCGACCGGCGGGGCCTGGGTGTCTTTATTACCGATCACAACGTCCGCGAGACCATCGCCCTGACTGACCGCGTCTATCTGATGTATGACGGCGAGGTCAAGTTTGAGGGCACACCGCAGGAGTTCTCGCAGGATGAGGACGCCCGACGCCACTATCTGGGCGACGACTTCGAGCTGTAA
- a CDS encoding DUF3084 domain-containing protein, whose translation MLWLFLPFVVILSGVVAYAADTIAKKVGRRHLRWFGLRPKQTALIVAVLSGMGISAASLAAFLALNSSAINTIAQADQLRPKIEALNKDLRAVQGELGAAQKERDRAQQEAAQLREQQQAALRDLDSARRDLKAARAAEQTLKTEAQRLQRTVQAIEQRAQESRTRLEKSEAALQASRARAETLDAQVLDLGARAALAEQEASSAQDRARAAQVQAEEVLARARSAQERAERAEQRAQQAQARAVQVEARAVRAEARAVESEARVAQSVARASQAQQQAEEARQSLSRLSVQARALEVSRQQAETALAAAQQARVQAEKERQVAQSSLDALATERAKLTSDRDRVASERNRAVQERAQATRERDQVRRDLAALRTQQSQLHASNEALARDLASTRASLGKLQDEYSSARTELNVSRNTELAYPKNELVYAAVVPSVRSLDAFLSTAGRAAQARGARGTPPVRLSGPARTALETKLRGLNASTFVQCRSAQNSAVGFAVDLSCEARPNAVLYRGGEVIRRTTVTLGGGTYAMQQQISDLVTDAVLDLTTRGVPNEYITNQGLDVNEFVTLITRLSSREGSSAVVGIAAREDVKPGGRVDLYPVLP comes from the coding sequence ATGCTCTGGCTGTTCCTGCCCTTTGTGGTGATCCTGTCCGGCGTAGTGGCCTACGCCGCCGATACCATTGCCAAAAAGGTGGGCCGCCGTCATCTGCGCTGGTTCGGGCTGCGGCCCAAGCAGACTGCCCTGATCGTGGCGGTGCTTTCAGGCATGGGCATCAGCGCCGCCAGCCTGGCGGCATTTCTGGCCCTGAACAGCAGTGCGATCAATACCATCGCGCAGGCCGATCAGCTGAGGCCGAAGATCGAGGCCCTGAACAAGGACCTCAGGGCCGTGCAGGGCGAACTGGGTGCCGCCCAGAAGGAACGGGACCGGGCCCAGCAGGAAGCCGCACAGCTGCGTGAGCAGCAGCAGGCAGCCCTGCGTGATCTGGACTCCGCACGCCGTGATCTGAAAGCGGCCCGCGCCGCCGAGCAGACTCTTAAAACCGAAGCTCAGCGTCTGCAAAGGACCGTGCAGGCCATCGAGCAGCGGGCGCAGGAAAGCCGTACCCGGCTGGAAAAGTCCGAGGCTGCCCTGCAAGCCAGCCGCGCGCGCGCAGAGACGCTGGACGCACAGGTCCTGGATCTCGGGGCCCGGGCCGCACTCGCCGAACAGGAAGCCAGCAGCGCCCAGGACCGGGCGCGGGCTGCCCAGGTTCAGGCCGAGGAGGTGCTGGCCCGGGCCCGCTCAGCACAGGAGCGCGCTGAGCGGGCCGAGCAGCGTGCCCAGCAGGCCCAGGCGCGTGCGGTTCAGGTGGAAGCACGTGCAGTGCGGGCTGAAGCGCGGGCGGTTGAATCCGAAGCCCGCGTAGCTCAGTCGGTGGCCAGGGCATCTCAGGCTCAGCAGCAGGCAGAGGAGGCCCGGCAGAGCCTGAGCCGCCTGAGTGTTCAGGCACGTGCCCTGGAAGTTTCCAGACAGCAGGCAGAGACGGCCCTGGCTGCCGCGCAGCAGGCACGCGTGCAGGCGGAGAAGGAACGCCAGGTGGCTCAGAGCTCTCTGGATGCCCTGGCCACCGAGCGGGCCAAACTCACCTCGGACCGTGACCGCGTGGCCAGTGAGCGCAACCGGGCTGTCCAGGAGCGCGCCCAGGCCACCCGCGAACGGGACCAGGTTCGCCGGGATCTCGCTGCGCTGCGCACGCAACAGAGCCAGCTGCATGCAAGCAACGAGGCGCTGGCCCGTGATCTGGCCAGTACCCGGGCCTCGCTGGGCAAGCTCCAGGACGAGTACAGCAGCGCCCGCACCGAACTGAACGTCAGCCGCAATACTGAGCTGGCCTATCCCAAAAACGAGCTGGTGTACGCCGCAGTGGTGCCCAGCGTGCGCAGCCTGGATGCCTTTCTGTCCACGGCAGGCCGCGCCGCACAGGCCCGGGGTGCGCGGGGTACGCCGCCGGTGCGCCTGAGTGGCCCGGCCCGTACGGCGCTGGAGACCAAGCTGCGAGGCCTCAATGCCAGCACCTTCGTGCAGTGCCGCTCGGCGCAGAACAGTGCTGTAGGTTTTGCCGTCGACCTGAGCTGTGAAGCGCGCCCCAATGCCGTGCTGTACCGGGGCGGGGAAGTGATTCGCCGGACCACGGTCACACTGGGAGGCGGAACCTACGCCATGCAGCAGCAGATCAGCGATCTGGTCACGGACGCTGTGCTTGACCTGACCACGCGCGGGGTGCCCAACGAGTACATCACCAACCAGGGACTTGATGTCAATGAGTTCGTCACCCTGATCACCCGCCTGAGCAGCCGCGAGGGAAGCAGCGCCGTCGTGGGTATCGCCGCGCGCGAGGACGTCAAGCCTGGTGGGCGTGTCGATCTGTATCCCGTGCTGCCCTGA
- a CDS encoding ABC transporter substrate-binding protein codes for MRRALSFRIASMLSISVLLHAQASAAPVRVEFWHAMTGVKDTVAGYARDFNKSQSRYEVVPVAQGNYRELLPKLQAALKTGNAPALVQLELTQFPALAAAGQLADLSPAVDTLPAATRSDFYPAVWRAGELGGKTYGLPWNVSVPVLMYNAGLLKKSGVSFANTWAGLEEASRKLATGGRRPLVAAADAWTFEANVLSRGGQLVNGTQPALNGPDAVEALTQLARMAQAGHAQPRSLNEATRAAFDFARGQNVFVLASVANWTDARRLPFFSLGVAPFPCEKPGACTVPLGGGTLAVPKVSSDQEQAGAVAFWAYLNEPARLADWVSTTAYAPPRRSVTPLLDSWYAKNPQLRAAHGQMSRAVPRPTTPAYAEWVKLLEDAILDAITGKQSARAALDEAQRQASR; via the coding sequence ATGCGCCGCGCCCTGTCTTTCCGCATTGCGTCCATGCTGAGCATTTCAGTTCTGCTGCATGCTCAGGCGTCTGCAGCACCGGTCCGGGTGGAGTTCTGGCATGCCATGACCGGGGTCAAGGACACGGTTGCTGGCTATGCCCGTGACTTCAACAAGAGCCAGAGCAGGTACGAGGTGGTTCCGGTCGCCCAGGGCAATTACCGCGAACTGCTGCCCAAGCTGCAGGCGGCCCTCAAGACTGGCAATGCCCCGGCGCTGGTGCAGCTGGAATTGACGCAGTTCCCGGCCCTGGCGGCCGCAGGTCAGCTGGCGGACCTGAGCCCTGCGGTCGACACGCTGCCGGCCGCAACCCGCAGCGACTTTTATCCGGCAGTCTGGCGGGCCGGGGAACTGGGCGGGAAGACCTATGGCCTGCCCTGGAATGTCAGCGTGCCGGTGCTGATGTACAACGCCGGACTGCTGAAAAAATCAGGTGTGTCCTTCGCCAACACCTGGGCCGGTCTGGAGGAGGCCAGCCGCAAACTGGCGACCGGTGGCCGGCGCCCGCTGGTTGCGGCAGCCGATGCCTGGACCTTTGAAGCAAACGTGCTGTCGCGGGGCGGACAGCTGGTGAACGGTACCCAGCCGGCCTTGAATGGACCAGACGCCGTGGAAGCCCTGACCCAGCTCGCGCGCATGGCGCAGGCTGGTCACGCGCAGCCACGCAGCCTCAACGAGGCCACGCGCGCGGCCTTCGACTTTGCCCGTGGTCAGAACGTTTTTGTGCTGGCCAGTGTGGCCAACTGGACGGACGCACGGCGTCTGCCATTTTTCAGCCTTGGTGTGGCTCCCTTTCCCTGTGAGAAACCCGGAGCCTGCACGGTTCCCCTGGGGGGTGGAACGCTGGCAGTGCCAAAGGTTAGCAGTGACCAGGAACAGGCTGGGGCAGTAGCCTTCTGGGCCTATCTGAATGAGCCTGCCCGTCTGGCCGACTGGGTCAGCACCACCGCCTATGCTCCTCCCCGGCGCAGTGTGACGCCCCTGCTCGACAGCTGGTATGCCAAAAACCCGCAGCTCAGGGCCGCCCATGGACAGATGAGCCGTGCGGTACCTCGTCCCACCACGCCAGCCTACGCCGAGTGGGTAAAGCTGCTGGAAGACGCCATTCTGGACGCCATAACAGGCAAGCAGAGTGCCCGCGCTGCTCTGGATGAGGCTCAGCGCCAGGCAAGTCGTTAG
- a CDS encoding S8 family serine peptidase: protein MRVPVFSFLLPALLLASCGSSPRDAASVTPSSPARLLTVNVTSAQSDAELVARYGGQVVLRTTTFAVIGDPQATLSPQTALVSGVEPNRGVLQAAGAVGLWGNGAVGLWGNGAVGLWGNGAVGLWANGAVGLWGNGAENFWTDGQYTALPANTEAWKSIELEGAYRNVQRLGKDITIAVIDTGVDVDHPMFQGRLSDSSTWKDFVDGDDLPQEVGTAGEGEFGHGTVIAGIAAQIAPNARLMPLRVLNPEGGGDVLNVAAAIVWAADRGADVINLSLGTSESVHAIQAAIEYANVKGIVVAAAAGNSGQSSLDYPASSFGDSSLNISVGSVNNSWNHSTFSSYGKRLQLNAPGEIIVGPFPGQRAAQWTGTSMSTPVVAGALALGLGEGRTPREAVGALRATAVSIDSVDGNKAYAGQLGRGRLDLDAYTSSQ, encoded by the coding sequence ATGCGCGTTCCCGTATTTTCCTTTCTTCTTCCTGCGCTGCTCCTCGCGTCCTGCGGGTCTTCTCCTCGTGACGCTGCTTCCGTTACGCCCAGTTCTCCTGCGCGGCTGCTGACGGTCAACGTCACGTCGGCACAGAGCGATGCTGAACTTGTCGCCCGGTATGGCGGTCAGGTGGTGCTGCGGACAACCACCTTCGCCGTGATAGGAGATCCTCAAGCGACCCTGAGTCCTCAGACGGCGCTGGTGAGCGGGGTTGAGCCTAACCGGGGGGTCCTGCAGGCTGCCGGTGCTGTTGGCCTATGGGGCAATGGAGCCGTCGGGCTCTGGGGCAACGGCGCTGTTGGCTTGTGGGGCAATGGTGCGGTGGGTTTATGGGCAAATGGCGCAGTTGGCTTGTGGGGCAACGGGGCCGAGAACTTCTGGACCGACGGGCAATACACAGCGCTGCCTGCCAATACCGAGGCCTGGAAAAGCATTGAACTTGAAGGCGCTTACCGTAATGTGCAGCGCTTGGGCAAGGACATCACCATAGCTGTGATCGATACTGGTGTGGACGTGGACCACCCTATGTTTCAGGGCCGCCTGAGTGACTCTTCTACCTGGAAGGATTTTGTCGATGGCGATGATCTGCCCCAGGAAGTCGGCACCGCAGGGGAGGGCGAATTCGGCCATGGCACGGTGATCGCCGGGATCGCTGCTCAGATTGCCCCCAATGCCCGGCTCATGCCCCTGCGGGTGCTGAACCCCGAGGGCGGCGGTGACGTATTGAATGTTGCCGCAGCCATTGTCTGGGCGGCTGATCGTGGTGCGGATGTCATCAACCTCAGCCTGGGAACCTCAGAGTCCGTGCACGCAATCCAGGCTGCTATCGAGTACGCCAATGTCAAGGGTATCGTCGTGGCGGCGGCAGCCGGGAACTCGGGACAGAGCTCGCTGGACTATCCTGCCTCGAGCTTTGGAGATTCCTCTCTGAACATCTCTGTGGGCAGCGTGAATAACAGCTGGAATCACAGCACTTTCTCGTCCTACGGTAAGAGACTGCAGCTGAATGCCCCTGGCGAGATCATTGTCGGGCCCTTCCCGGGACAACGCGCTGCCCAGTGGACCGGCACCTCCATGAGCACCCCAGTCGTGGCCGGCGCCCTGGCCCTGGGCCTGGGTGAAGGCCGCACACCCCGGGAAGCTGTCGGTGCCCTGAGGGCTACGGCCGTGTCTATTGATTCGGTGGACGGGAACAAGGCCTACGCCGGGCAGTTGGGGCGTGGACGGCTTGACCTGGATGCTTATACCAGTTCCCAATAA
- a CDS encoding EAL domain-containing protein codes for MSMRPDQDPSPSEERGDATEPPSLSALEAQLVQAEAAVRTGEFAVAYQALQASEAHEQLGARRQLVAGLICRSEGRSREALRCFQQAIATAQHFGQPGLQADALMQLAQEQHRQLHSREALRTLRDALSIREELGDVAGMVYAQSNVALILIALGEQEKALSVLQEALGSLKESGLPAPEIHVRANLGMLLLERNDVEEARAQFLKALALADHNGDPASRITLALNAGEASRQLGDLETARGYLQEALTGARHLSDLRLQAAALHSLALMHAAANEHKVAEDYLHDAYRLAEQQGDLDAQIDALLGLGGSLLGRHETLQAADSLSRALTLSELGSRRLKQVQAHLLLASAHEPREPYETIWHLRRVMELQGELSNESREQQLRDVTAQLEVESAKRTAEYERELREQAEHTVQAQLIELERGRLTDHLTGLPNRLMLSAHLDQVSRQAQPFTLVMLDIDQFRFLNDSHGYDVADSLLRLVATRLQEAVHPGETLARTGPDEFTLLSPSGMVEELRNRVSGALQGLTLGTGTSSVPVTVSAGAACWPDHGLRADEVRRVTTVALQEAQREGHAWRVYDPAQHTGPGLEQALATALSNGEFELHYQPVVDDPSGQVVSAEALLRWNSAVHGPQSPAVFIPLLERSGQIVRVGEWVLHEACRAAAGWGGVRVAVNLSALQFASGDLIGTVRSALDSSGLPPEQLELEITESLMMQNPTRTADLLDRLRSLGVGVMLDDFGTGYSSLSYIHHFALSGVKIDREFVRQLDTETRARGQVIIRAVVQICGDLGLKVVAEGIETQAQREVLREMSVSQMQGFLFARPALNWTPASWLPLEH; via the coding sequence ATGTCGATGCGTCCAGACCAGGATCCCTCACCCTCGGAAGAACGCGGCGACGCCACCGAACCCCCATCATTGTCTGCCCTGGAGGCGCAACTGGTGCAGGCAGAAGCGGCGGTTCGCACGGGCGAGTTTGCAGTTGCCTATCAGGCGCTGCAGGCCAGCGAAGCGCATGAGCAGCTCGGCGCCCGTCGGCAGTTGGTTGCGGGCCTGATCTGCCGCAGCGAGGGCAGGAGCAGAGAGGCCCTGCGCTGTTTCCAGCAGGCCATCGCGACCGCGCAGCACTTCGGGCAGCCTGGCCTTCAGGCGGACGCCCTGATGCAGCTTGCACAGGAGCAGCACCGGCAACTGCATAGTCGGGAAGCCCTGCGGACCCTCAGGGACGCGCTGAGCATCCGGGAGGAGCTTGGTGATGTTGCCGGGATGGTCTACGCCCAAAGTAATGTCGCCCTGATCCTGATTGCCCTCGGAGAGCAGGAGAAGGCACTCTCTGTCCTTCAGGAGGCCCTGGGTTCCCTGAAGGAGTCCGGACTTCCTGCACCGGAAATTCATGTTCGTGCGAACCTTGGCATGCTGCTGCTTGAGCGCAATGATGTTGAGGAAGCCAGGGCACAGTTTCTGAAGGCACTGGCGCTGGCTGACCACAATGGAGACCCTGCTTCCCGGATCACCCTTGCCTTGAACGCAGGTGAAGCTTCCCGGCAGCTGGGAGATCTGGAGACCGCACGCGGTTACCTGCAAGAAGCCCTGACCGGCGCCCGGCACCTCAGTGACCTGCGTCTGCAGGCGGCGGCGCTGCACAGCCTGGCCCTGATGCATGCTGCCGCCAACGAGCATAAGGTGGCCGAGGACTACCTGCATGACGCCTACCGGCTGGCGGAGCAGCAGGGCGATCTGGATGCCCAGATCGATGCTCTGCTGGGTCTGGGCGGGTCGCTGCTGGGACGCCATGAGACGCTGCAGGCTGCCGATTCCCTGTCGCGGGCCTTAACCCTGAGCGAACTTGGGTCCCGGAGACTGAAACAGGTCCAGGCCCATCTTCTGCTGGCGAGCGCGCACGAGCCACGCGAACCGTATGAGACGATCTGGCACCTGCGGCGGGTCATGGAATTGCAGGGTGAACTGAGCAACGAAAGCAGAGAGCAGCAGCTGCGTGACGTCACTGCGCAGCTGGAGGTCGAAAGTGCCAAGCGCACTGCGGAGTACGAGCGTGAGCTGCGCGAGCAGGCCGAGCACACGGTGCAGGCCCAGCTCATTGAGCTGGAACGTGGCCGGCTGACTGACCACCTGACTGGTCTGCCCAATCGCCTGATGCTCAGCGCCCACCTGGATCAGGTCAGCCGGCAGGCCCAGCCGTTCACACTGGTGATGCTGGACATCGACCAGTTCAGATTCCTCAATGACTCGCACGGGTATGACGTTGCAGACAGCCTGCTGCGCCTTGTGGCGACCCGATTACAGGAGGCGGTGCATCCCGGAGAGACCCTGGCACGCACCGGTCCTGATGAATTCACCCTGCTCAGTCCATCGGGGATGGTCGAAGAACTCAGAAACCGCGTCTCCGGTGCCTTGCAGGGCCTGACCCTGGGTACAGGAACATCCAGTGTGCCTGTCACGGTCAGTGCCGGGGCAGCCTGCTGGCCTGACCATGGCCTCCGGGCAGATGAGGTGCGGCGTGTGACGACAGTGGCGCTGCAGGAGGCCCAGCGCGAAGGCCATGCCTGGCGGGTCTATGATCCGGCCCAGCACACCGGCCCAGGTCTGGAGCAGGCCCTGGCGACAGCCCTTTCAAATGGTGAGTTTGAACTGCACTATCAGCCGGTGGTGGATGACCCGTCCGGACAGGTCGTGAGTGCTGAGGCGCTGCTGCGCTGGAACAGCGCGGTGCACGGTCCACAGAGTCCGGCCGTCTTTATTCCGCTGCTGGAGCGCAGCGGCCAGATCGTGCGGGTTGGCGAGTGGGTGCTGCACGAAGCGTGCCGCGCCGCGGCCGGATGGGGTGGGGTACGGGTGGCGGTCAATCTTTCTGCGCTGCAGTTCGCAAGCGGTGACCTGATCGGTACGGTGCGCAGCGCCCTGGACAGCAGTGGGTTACCTCCGGAGCAGCTGGAGCTGGAAATTACCGAGAGCCTGATGATGCAGAATCCGACCCGCACTGCTGACCTGCTCGACCGGCTGCGGTCACTGGGTGTAGGCGTCATGCTCGACGATTTTGGTACGGGCTACAGCAGCCTGAGCTACATCCACCACTTTGCTCTGAGCGGAGTCAAGATCGACCGTGAGTTTGTGCGGCAGCTGGACACCGAAACCAGGGCGCGCGGTCAGGTAATTATCCGCGCAGTCGTGCAGATCTGCGGCGATTTAGGTCTGAAGGTCGTGGCCGAAGGCATCGAGACGCAGGCACAGCGTGAAGTGCTGCGCGAAATGAGCGTTTCGCAGATGCAGGGCTTTCTGTTCGCGCGTCCTGCTCTCAACTGGACGCCAGCCTCCTGGCTGCCACTGGAACACTGA